Within Caulobacter segnis, the genomic segment GACCTTGTCGAGCATGGCCGCCCCGCCCGTCTCGACCCGCACGTAAGGCGCCAGGCGCTGCATCAGGTCCCAGCCGCCCGGCTTCTTCTGATCGATCGCCGACCAGTGCACCGCATAGGCCAGGGCGTGGGCGGACGCGTCATAGGTGGTGATGCGGTGGGCGAACTTGCGTGGATTGGCCGCCGCCAGCGTGGTCAGCTGATTAAGGCCCGTCGGGACCTGGTGCGGATCCAGCAACGCCTTGTTGTAGACCATCAGCATCGGGTCGGCCGACAGGGTGTAGACGCCCGGCAGCGGCAGGCTCCAGGCCGGCAGGCGCGATTGCTCGGGACTGCGATAGCTGGCCGCCGCACGGCGCTGGGCGAAGCGCAGCCAGGCGTCCGGCGCGCTGCTGACGATGATGTCGGCCGAGGCGCGCCGGGCCGAGGTTTCGGCGTAATAGCGCTCGAAGGCCTCGGTGGGTCCCATGTCCAGGGTCTCGACCCGGATCCAAGGATAGCGGCGCTTGAACCCCTCCAGAATCTCGCGCCAGTTATATTCGGCCATGTTGGAATAGACGCGCAGGCCCGTCTCGCGCCGCGAGGCCGCGATCAGGTCCTGGCCCTGGGCCAGTCCCCTGCCCCCGGTCAGACCCGCCATGGCCGCTAGACCGGCCAGCACGCCACGACGCGCGGGCGTCATCTTGCCATCAGTCATGCGCGGGTCTCCTGGCGCCATCCAGCGCCGACACGGCCGCGCTCCGCAAGAAACCCGCATCCGCGCCCACCGTCACGAAGGCGTATTGTCGCTCGAACAGGCGCTGGGCCGGATGGCCCGGCAGGATCGTGCCGCCCAGGGCGACGCCGCTTTCCAGGATGCGCCGCTCGGCCTCGCCCCACAGCTCCATGAAGGCGGGACTGTCGTACTCACCGGCCACGCCAATGCTGGCTGACAGGTCCAGCGGGCCAATGAAGAACATGTCCACGCCATCGACCGCCGCCATCTCGGGGATGGCCGCGACGCCCTTCTCGGACTCGATCATCACCACGATCAGGGTCTGGTCGGCGGCGTGGTCCGGATAGGCGGCGCTGTCGGCGCCCCAGCCCGCGGCGCGTGAGACGGTGTAGTGCAGGCCGCGCGCGCCGCGCGGCGGATAATAGGCGGCTCGGACGAGGCGCTCGACTTCGTCGGCGCTCTCCAACGCGGGGGCGAACAGACCCTCCACGCCCATGTCGAGCACGGGCTTGACCACGGCGGCCTCGACGTTGGGCAGGCGCGCCAGCAAGGTCGGCCCGTCAGGCCGACCGCCGGCTGCGCGCAGCTGATCGACAGCCTCGCCCAATGCAGCAGGCGAATGTTCCAAATCGACGATCAGGGCGTCGAACCCAACATGGGACAACAACTCGGCGGCCGGCGGGCTGGCCATGAACAGCCAGGCGCCCAACGAAGGCTCGCGCCTGGCCAGACGCGCTTTCACGGCGTTGGGCCTCAGCATGGCGTGGATGCATCCTTGGCGCCGAGCGCCTGGGTAAAGAAAGCGATGGCTGACTGGGCCAGGGCGTCCCGCTGGTGGCGCACCCCGGGCAGGATGTCCATCCGCACCCGCACGCCGGCCGCCGAAAGGCTGGCCTCCAGCGCCTTGAGGCGTTCGATGCGGGTTGCTCCAGCCCCGTTGGCCCCTTCCATCCAGTGCGCGCCACCGGGTTTGTGGGTGATCTCCCAGGTGTCGGTGTCGGCGTCGCCGACCGCCAGATGGACCGGCACGGCGCGCAGGGCGGGCGGATCGAGCGGACGCCCAAACCGCGCCTCCATGTCGGCCACACCCACCCACCAGGGCTTGTGACTGTCGAGCAGGGTCGGCGAGCCCGGCGCGCAAACCGACAGGGCGCTGAGCCGTTGGGGATGCAGATAATAGAAGCGGTGCACGAAATGGGCCCCGCCTGAGAAGCCGAACAGCGAGAAGCGCCCAGCGTCCACGCCGTAACGCGCTGCGACCTCATCGATCATCGACAGCAAAACCTGGTCGAAGCGGATGCCGCGATATTCGATGTATTTGTAGTTGTCGCGATCATAGGGCTCGTCGATCCCGCACGGGAACAGCGGCGCCAGGATGATCAGGTTGAGCGCTTCGGCCAGGTCGGAGAACAGGTCGCGCATCGCCTGGTTGCCGCGCTCGGTGCCGTGGACGGCCACCAGGATACGCCGGTCGGACGCCTCCCCGGTGGTCGGCACATAGAGGCAGTAGGAGAACCGCTGGTCAGCGCGACAGGCCGTGGCCGGCGTGCGACCAAGGTCATAGGGCGACAAGGGCGGGATCGTGGAATCGGTCATGGACTAGGGAGCGACCGACGCCTCAGGCGCCGGCCGCGGTCTCCGCGCTGTGATCTTCGAAGGTCGATGAGGCCTGTCGGCGTCAGTAGTTGATCCCAAGCTTCAGATAGACCGTCCGCCCCTCAGCCTTGCTGTAGAGTTCGTTGCGATTGATCATCTGCGAGGTGATCGAATAGTAGTTCTCGTTGAGCAGGTTGTTCACGCCGACACTCATATCGATCTTATTGACCTTGAACTGGGTCAAAGCATCCAGCCGATCGGTGCTACGCACGCGACCAGTGTAGAAGCTGCCGACGGTGGAGTTCGGGAAGGCGTTGCGGGTTCCCGAGTGGTTGTACTGCAGCCGCACCAGCCAATCGTCGGTGATGTCGTGCTCCAGCATCAGGTTGAACTGGTCGGGGCCGATGCGGCGGCCGGTCAGCGGCGTGTCGAGCGTGCCGTCATGGGTGGCGTCGCGCTTGCCTTCGGTGTGCGAATAGTTGGCCGACCAGCGGGTCTTGAGCGTCAGGCGGCCATCCAGCACCACTTCCCAGCCGTGGACCTTCTCCTTCTCGCGCAGGGTCTGGGCCTCGGAAGGATTGACCGTGTCGATGATGAAGTCGGTGCCGAACTTGGCGGTGTTGATGAAGTAGGCGCCGGTGTAGCGCACGCCCAGGACCTTGCCGCGCAGGCCGAGCTCGTAGTTGTTCACCAGCTGCGGCTTGGGATCGAAATTATCCAGGTTAGTCACGGCCACGCGACGCAGCGGCGAGCCGATATCGGGGATCGAGAAGCCCTGTGAGAAGCCGCCGAACAGCTGGGCCTGCGGGGCGATCTGGAAGGTGCCGCCGATATTGACCGGCGTGGCGTGGTACTTCAGCTCGCCGCCCTCGACATGCACGCCGGTGAGGCCGGCGACGAAGTCATCGATCTTCAGCACGAACTGGTCGTGGCGCACGCCGGCCCGCAGGGTCAGGCGCTCGGTCAGCGGCATCTCCAGCTGGGCGAAGGCCGCGTAGTTCATCTGCTCCAGCGGCGGCGTGAAGGTGCGGCCGTCGCCGGGATTGTTGGTCAGCGGGATCAGCGGCTGCTGGGTGGTGTCGCGGCTGATGTCCGCGCCCCAGAGCAGTTCCCCGCCCGACGACCAGCCCAGCTTCTCCAGCGGCGTGCGGAAGTCACTCTGCAGGCCGATCTTCTCCGACGAAATCGTCGTCTGGGTGCCGCCCAGGCGCGCCGGATCGAACGAGAAGACCGAATAGTTCTTCAGATAGTAGGCCTGGGCATGGAAGGCGCTGCTGAGCAGGTCGTCGTTGTAGTAGCCCAGATAGCCCATCACGTTGCGGTTGACCGGATCCAGGGCGCGCGGATCGTAGGATCCCTTGACCGCCGTTTCCTTGAGGCCCTGCGCGATGTTGCCGGCGCGGCTGATGTAGTCGGTGTCCTGGTGTTGGCGATAGAAATTGCCCATCACCTCCAGGCGCTGGCCGCCGAAATTGTAGCCGACCTTGCCGAACATGTTCCAAATGTCGGAGTCGGAGATGCCGCCAAAGTTATGCGGGTCCGGAGCCAGGCGGTCGCCGTCAGCGTCGAACTGGCCGCCGACATGTTCGTAGCTGCCGTTGAGGGTGACATCGAAGCCCTTCACCGCGCCGGTCACGCTCTGCGAGACGCTGGGACTGCTGCTGCCGGTGAAGTGTTCCGTGGAGAAGCCGGTCCCGAGCTCGGTGTGGAATTTCCAGCCGTCGTCAGCCTTGCCCTTGCGGGTCACGTAGTTGATGACGCCGCCCGCGCCGCCTTGGCCATAGATGGCCGAGGCGCCGCGAATGACCTCGATGCCGGAAATCGCGTTGGGCGAGATCAGGCGCAGGTCGCGACCGCCGTCACGCAGCGGGTTGGAAACCGGCACGCCGTCGATGAACACGCGAAGCGGGCGGCCGCGCAGGCTCTGCTCGACATTGGCCGCGGTGCCGTTGGCGGCGGCCATGCCGGGAATGGTCGAGGCCAGGACGCTGCCGATATCGTTGGTCGTGGCCAGCTGCTTTTCCAGCTGTACTTCATTAAGCACCGTGGACGAGCCCGGGAAGGTCGTCAGCGTGCCGGAGAAGCGCGAGCCGGTGACGACCACCGCTTCCAGTGTCGTGCCGTCGTCGGTCGTGGCGGCCTGGGCCTGGGCCTGGGCCTGGGCCTGGGCCTGGGCGGCAGCCGCGCCTAACAGCGCCGTGGTCGCCAAGAGCAGGTGCGAGAATTTCATGAGCCTATCCCCCGAGGCCGACCGCCCCGGGTCGGCTCTAAATAGTAGCCAATATGGAGACCTAATAGTAGCCAATTTTGGCATGCAATCGATTTGTTCGATTTTAATGACGAATTTTCACGGCGCCTTCGCGGCGCGCACCTCGTCCAGAAACGCTTCGAGCACGGCGAAATAGGCGTCGGGCTCTTCGTAGAACGGCATGTGCGAGCTGTGCGGGAAGATGTGGATCCGCGAGTCCGGCAAGGCGTCGTGCATCAGGAAGGCGCAGGCCGGCGTGAGCTCGTCATAGCGCCCCGCCACCACCAGGCATGGCGTGGTGATCGCCCCCATGGCGGGCACGCGATTCCAGGCCTTCATATTGCCGGTATAGGTGAACTCGTTGGGGCCCTGCATGGTCTCGTAGGGACCCATGTTCCAGTCGGCCAGGGCCTGGGTCAGCGGCTCGGGCCACACCGGCAGGCGGCAGACATGGCGGTGATTGAGTAGGGTCACCGCCGCCTGGTACTCGGGATGGTCCAGCGTGCCCTGGGCCTCGTGGAAGACCATCATCGAGACGGTCTCGGCCCCCAGGGCGCCGCGCAGGCGGCCCAGCTCGCCGACCAGATGCGGGATGTCGCAAGCCCCGTCGGCCAGCACGCAGCTCTTCACGCTCTGCGGATAGGTCAGGCAGTATTCGGTGAACAGCCAGGTGCCCCAGCTGTGCCCCAGCACGTGTACTTGGCCCAGATCGAGCGCGGCGCGCACCTGCTCGGCCTCCTCGACATAGCGGCCCAGCGTCCACAGCGCCGGATCGGTCGGTCGGTCCGACGCCCCGCAGCCCAACTGATCCCAGGCCACGACCCGATAGCCGCGCTCGACCAGCCGGGCGTGCGGCGCGCGCAGGTAGAGGCTGGGTAGGCCCGGCCCGCCATTGGCCATCAGCACGGTCTCGGTTCCCTCGCCATACACATAGGCGACGACCTCGTGACCTTCCTTCAGGCGAACGCGGACGGTGGTCGGCTCCAGGGTCATGCCGCCACCTCGCCGAGGGCAAAGGCGCGGCCCTTGGCCAAGGAGGGGATGGCGGCGCGGAAGCGCTCGACCTCGTCCAGGTCCAGATCGGCCAGGATCACCCCGACCTCATCGCCGGCTTCGGCCAGCACGCGGCCCCACGGGTCGATGATCATCGACTGGCCGTGACTGCGGCGCTCGCCATAGTGCAGGCCGCACTGGGCCGGAGCGATGACGAAGCTGCCGGTCTCGATCGCCCGGGCCCGCAGCAGCGTTTCCCAATGCAGGGGTCCGGTGACGCTGCTGAAGGCGGCGGGCACGGCCAGGATGCCAGCGCCCGCCTCGGCCAAGGCGCGATGCAGCTGCGGGAAACGCACGTCGTAGCAGATCGTCAGGCCCAGGCCGCCCCAGGGCGTATCGGCGACCACCGCGCGCTCGCCCGGTCGATAGAAGTCCGACTCCCTCACCGCGCCGCCATCGGGCAAATCGACGTCGAAAAGGTGGATCTTGTCATAGCGCGCGGTGATCGCGCCTTCGGGATCGATCACCAAGGATCGATTGACCACCGCGCCATCGCCCGAGCGGGTGGAAACCGAGCCGGCCAGGATCCAGATCGAAAGTTCCCTGGCCAGCCCCTTTAGACGAAGGGTGGCCAAGTGGCTCTCCTCGGGCAGGGCGTAGGCGTGCATCTCCGTAGCGGTCGGCGCCAGGAAGTCGAACGCTTCCGGCAGGGCGACCAGGCTGGCGCCCTGCCCCGTGGCCTGACGGATAAAGGCTTCGGCCTGCGAAAGGTTCTGTTCGAGGTCAGGCGTCGCGCACGTCTGCACGCACGCCACCCGCACGGGAAATGGCATGGAAAGTCTCCTTAAGATCGACAAGGGCCCCGGCCGGCGGTTGGCAACGGATCGCGACTGTTGCTAACTTAGATGCCGTGATTGGCTACAGAGATTGGCTACTATCGTGGATGTGTCAACCGCGTCGCGGAAGAAGGACGGCGCCGCTGAGCTGGTGAGCGCGCTCGAAGCAGATCTGCTGTCGGGCGCCTTTCGGCCGGGCGAATGGCTCAAGCAGACCGATATCGAGACCAACTACAGCGCCCATCGTTTCGACGTGCGCATGGCGCTGCTGGACCTGAAGACCCGGCATTTGATCGAGCACGTCAAGAATCGCGGCTATCGGGTGATCAACCTCACCGACCGTGAGCGCGAGGACCTGATCGAGACACGCACGGTGCTGGAGAAAGCCGCCGTCCAGCTGGCGGCCAAGCGGCGCACATCGCAGGACATCATCGAGCTGAAGGCGATGGTGGCCCAGTTCGACGCGGCCATCGAGACCGGCGACCTAGACGTGCTGCGCGGCCTGAACTCGGACTTCCACGACCGCTTCTATGAAGCCTGCAACAACCTGACCCTGGCCCAGGAGATCAAGGCCCTGCGCCAGCGCGGCCTCCCCGGGGCGCGCGGCTGGCGTTCGCTGGGCGCGATCCGCCGCAGCAACGACGACCACGCCCAGATGATCGGCTTGCTGGAAGCCGGCGACGGCGAGGCCTTGTCAGCCCTGATCGATCGCCACTTGAACCGCTGGCGCGAAGGCCCGGAAGGCTAAAGGACGGCGTCGGCCGAGCCGACGCCGCCAGGGTCTAGTCGCGCGCGGCGACGATGATGATCTCGACCTTGTAGTCCGGGGTGGCCAGCTTGGCTTCGCCGGTGGCGCGCGCCGGGGCGTCCTGCCCGCCGACCCAGACGTCCCAGACGGCGTTCATCTCGGCGAAGTCGGCCATGTCGGCCAACCAGATCGTCGCCGACAGGACCTTGGACTTGACGCTGCCGGTCTCGGCCAACAGGGCGTCGATCTGGCCCAGGATCGTCTCGGTCTGCTCGGTGACGCTCTTGCCTGGCGCGCCCACCTGGCCGGCCAGATAGATGGTGTCGCCGTGGATGACGGCCTGGCTCATGCGTGGGCCGGAATGAAGACGGGTGATGGTCATGGACGGTCTCTTCTGTTGAGGCGGAAGGGTCTAGCGGCCGTAGCGCGCGATCGAAAGATCGGCGGTCTCGATGTCGGGCGTACGGCGGCTGATGATGTCGCTGAGCACCTGGGCCGAGCCGCAGGCCATGGTCCAGCCCAGGGTGCCGTGGCCAGTGTTGAGATAGAGATTGCCGATCTTGGTGGGGCCGATCACCGGGGTGCTGTCGGGCGTCATCGGCCGCAGGCCAGACCAGAAGGTCGCCGCCTCCAGATCGCCCGCGCCAGGGAACAGGCTGCCGACCGAGCGTTGCAGGGTGGCGCGGCGACGTTCGGGCAGATCGTTGTTGTAGCCGGAGATCTCGGCCATGCCGCCCACGCGGATGCGATCGCCCAGCCGGGTGATGGCCACCTTGTAGGTCTCGTCCAGCAGGGTCGAGACCGGCGCGCGCTCGGCGTCGATGATCGGCGCGGTGATCGAATAGCCCTTCACCGGATAGACCGGCAGCTTCAGGCCCAGCGGACGCACCAGCCGCGCCGAGAAGCTGCCCAGGGCCACGACATAGGCGTCGGCCTTGATCGGACCGCGGGACGTGCGCACGGCGGTGATGTCGCGGCCATCGACTTCGATCGCCTCGATGGCGGTGTCGAACTGGAAGCGGACGCCCTGCCCCTCGGCCAGCTTGGCCAAGGCGTTGGTGAACTTGAAGCAGTCGCCGGTCTCGTCATTGGGCAGGCGCAAGCCCCCGACGAAGTCGTCGTCGGCGTGGGCCAGTCCGGGTTCGGCGGCGATGCAACCGGCCCGGTCCAGCACCTCGAACGGCACGCCGCCGGCGCGCAGAACCTCGATGTCCTTGTCGATCCCGTCCAGCTGATACTGGGTGCGGAAAAGCTGCAACGTGCCCTGCTGGCGCTCGTCATAGGCGATGCCGGTGGCGGCGCGCAGGTCGATCAGACGGTCGCGGCTATATTCCGCCAACCGCACCATGCGGCCCTTGTTGAGCGCGTAGCGGCGGGCCGTGCAGTTGCCCAGCATCGACAGCAGCCAGGCCAGCATCTCGCCGTCCAGCTGCGGGCGCAGGATCAGGGGGGCATGCTTCATCAGCAGCCACTTGATCGCCTTTTGCGGAATGCCCGGCGCCGCCCAGGGCGAGGCGTAGCCCGGTGAAATCTCGCCGGCGTTGCCGAAACTGGTCTCCAAGGCCGGGCCGGCCTGGCGATCGACGACCGTCACCTCATGCCCGGCCTGGGCCAGGTAATACGCCGTGGTGACGCCGACGACGCCGCCGCCTAGAACCGCGACCTTCACGACCGCGCGCCCGCTTGGCGCAGCGAAATGGGAAGCTGCTGCATGACGGGATCCTCCACATAGGTCCGGTGATACCGGCGCCCGAGGTTGGTCAGGATTTCATAGGGGATGGTTGCGGCGTCGCGGGCCACATCTTCCAGGGTCTGGTGTGGACCCAGCAACTCGACGAGATCGCCAAGCTTCAGGGCCAGTCCCCGTTCGCCCAACGCCGAGACGTCCAAAGTGATGCTGTCCATCGAGACTCGGCCGGCGATCGGCAGACGAACGCCCTGATAATAGGCCGCGCCCGTGTTGCTGAGATGGCGCGGCCAGCCGTCCGCATAGCCGACGGCGATGGTGGCGATCCGGCCCGCCGTCTCGCGCGCATAGGTCAGGCCGTAGCCGACCCGATCGCCGGCGGCGACGTCACGCACCTGAATCACCCTGGCGTCCAGGCGCACCACCGGGCGCATTGGATTGGGCCCGGCGTTGGGCGAAGCGCCATACAGACCGACACCGGGCCGGACGAGATTTCCGTGATGCGAAGCGTCCAAGAAGATCCCACCAGAATTGGCGAGCGACCAACGCGCGGCCGGCAGACGATCGGCCAGGGCCGCGAACCTGGCCCTCTGCTCGGCGTTGCTAGCGGCCGCAGGCTCGTCGGAACAGGCCAGATGGCTCATCACCAGCGCCAGCGAAACCTCATCGAAGAACGTGGCGTCGGCCAGGAGCTCATCCAGATCCGCCTCCGAAAGACCTAACCGGGCCATGCCGCTGTCGATCTGGATCACCGCCGGCAGCGCCGCGCCTCGAGAGGCAGCCAGATCGCGCCAGCGCCAGGCCTGCTCCAGGCCATTGAGCACGGGGATCACGCCGGCGGTCAGGCAGGTCGTTTCAGCGCCGGGCTGCAGGCCGTTCAGCACATAGAGCTTTGCGCCAGGCGACAGCGCCGACTTGAGAGCCAAGGCTTCTTCCAGATGGGCGACGAAGAAGTCTTCGCACCCGGCCCGCTCGAACACGGGCGCGACCTGTCGGGCGCCCAGCCCATAGGCGTCGGCCTTCACCACCGCCGCAGTCCTGCTGGGCCAAACGCGACGGGCAAGGTCTAGATAATTAGCCGCCAGGGCCGTCAGGTCGATACGGAGCAGACCACCGGCCATGTCGCGAGAAGGCTCGCCCATCATCGTCATCGATCCTCAGCGGCAGCTGAACGCAACCATGACCGTAAAGAAACGAGCTTCGAATGAATGACTTATAGTTCGCAGATATCTCTATAATGCGCCCCAGAACGACGCCATGTTGCACAAGACTCGAATAACATGCTGAAGCTCGACATTCTCGACCGGAAGATCATCGGCCTGTTGCGCGTCAATGGCCGCATGCCCAACAACGAGCTCGCCGCCCAGGTCGGCCTCTCGGCCTCGGCCTGCCTTCGGCGCGTCAAGGCGCTGGAGGAAAGCGGCGCGATCCGGGGTTACGCCGCCATCATCTCCGAGGCCGTGGCCGATGACGGCGTGGTCGCCATCGTTCGCATCACGCTCGACAAGCAGACCGAGGACTATCTGAGCCGCTTCGAGCAGGCAGTGCGAATGCATCCCGAGATCGCAGAATGCTTCCTGATGACCGGCGACGCCGATTACATCCTACGCGCCACAGCCTCGAGCACGGCGGCCTACGAGCGGATTCATACCGAGATCTTGTCTCGCCTCCCCGGCGTCGCCCGCATCAATTCCAGCTTCGCGATCCGCAGTGTAATGGTGGCCAAGTCAGGCTAGACATAAATTCTCCCGTCGAGCGACACGGCCGATCTCGACAAAGTCGAGGCGCCCTCGCAAGGACCGACCTACGCCATTTCCTGACGTTGGCAGCCTGCCAGATCCAGACATTCGCTGTCGGTTGTTAGTGCCTGCCCAATCCGCTGAAGGACCTGGCTCATCCCGATCGCCGGTCACTTGCGCAACGACAAACGGGAGACGGCTGGCGAGGACAGTGACATTTGCCATCAGCAGCCATCGCGCGGCGCCTAGCGGTTCTACTGCATGAACCAGCCGTGACTGACCACGATCGATTGGCCGGTCAGGGCGTTCGTCGGAAAGCCGGCCAGGAACACGGCGGTTTTGGCCACGTCATCCACCGTCGTGAACTCGCCATCGACGGTGTCCTTCAGCATCACGGTTTTGACCACGTCCTCCTCACTAATCCCCAGCGCCTTGGCCTGTTCGGGAATCTGCTTTTCCACCAGGGGCGTGCGGACGAAGCCGGGACAGATGATGTTGGCGCGAACGCCGTGCTTGGCGCCTTCCTTGGCCACCACCTTGGCCAAGCCCTCCAGCCCGTGCTTGGCGGTGACGTAAGGGGCCTTGAGCAGCGAGGCTTCCTTGGAGTGCACCGAGCCCATGTAGATCACGCTGCCGCCGCGGCCCTGCGCGTACATGCGTTGCAGGCACGCCCGCGTGGTCAGGAAGGCGCCGTCCAGGTGGATGGCCAGCAGCTTCTTCCAGTCGGAGAACTTGTAGGTCTCGATCGGGCCGACGATCTGGATGCCGGCGTTGGAGACCAAGATATCGATGCCGCCGAACTTCTTGGCGACGGCCTCGATCCCGGCCTCCACCTGATCCTCGTCGGTGACGTCCATGGCCACGCCGAAGGCGCGCTGGCCGGTCGGGTCGAACTCCAGGGCGGTGGCGGTGGCGGCTTCGACGTTGAGATCGGCGATCGCCACCTTCGCGCCATTGGCCAGGAATTCCTTGGCGATGTCCTTGCCAATGCCGCTGGCCGCGCCGGTGATCACGGCGACCTTATCTTGCAAGCTCATGGGTCAGTCCTTTGCGGGAGACGAGGATGGGGTCGTGAAGTCGAAGGTCCGCACGGAGTGGGCCGCCGTCGGCGGCGTCAGCACCTCAGGGTGGGACAGAGTGAGCAGCGCGTCGCGACGGCCGGCCGCCCAGTGCTCTTCCATGGTCCGGCGCGAGAACTCGTAGTCCTTGGACTGGCCTTCATAGGTGGCTGATCGATAGACCAGCTGGACGATGTTGTAGACGGCCGGGTCCGAGGCCTCGGCCAACAGCCGCGCCTGGGGCGTGGCGGCCAGTTCGGCCGGCATCTGGGCCAGCAGTTCGTTGAAGGCGGCGC encodes:
- a CDS encoding carbon-nitrogen hydrolase family protein, with protein sequence MPFPVRVACVQTCATPDLEQNLSQAEAFIRQATGQGASLVALPEAFDFLAPTATEMHAYALPEESHLATLRLKGLARELSIWILAGSVSTRSGDGAVVNRSLVIDPEGAITARYDKIHLFDVDLPDGGAVRESDFYRPGERAVVADTPWGGLGLTICYDVRFPQLHRALAEAGAGILAVPAAFSSVTGPLHWETLLRARAIETGSFVIAPAQCGLHYGERRSHGQSMIIDPWGRVLAEAGDEVGVILADLDLDEVERFRAAIPSLAKGRAFALGEVAA
- a CDS encoding HpcH/HpaI aldolase family protein, with the translated sequence MLRPNAVKARLARREPSLGAWLFMASPPAAELLSHVGFDALIVDLEHSPAALGEAVDQLRAAGGRPDGPTLLARLPNVEAAVVKPVLDMGVEGLFAPALESADEVERLVRAAYYPPRGARGLHYTVSRAAGWGADSAAYPDHAADQTLIVVMIESEKGVAAIPEMAAVDGVDMFFIGPLDLSASIGVAGEYDSPAFMELWGEAERRILESGVALGGTILPGHPAQRLFERQYAFVTVGADAGFLRSAAVSALDGARRPAHD
- a CDS encoding 3-hydroxybutyrate dehydrogenase; this encodes MSLQDKVAVITGAASGIGKDIAKEFLANGAKVAIADLNVEAATATALEFDPTGQRAFGVAMDVTDEDQVEAGIEAVAKKFGGIDILVSNAGIQIVGPIETYKFSDWKKLLAIHLDGAFLTTRACLQRMYAQGRGGSVIYMGSVHSKEASLLKAPYVTAKHGLEGLAKVVAKEGAKHGVRANIICPGFVRTPLVEKQIPEQAKALGISEEDVVKTVMLKDTVDGEFTTVDDVAKTAVFLAGFPTNALTGQSIVVSHGWFMQ
- a CDS encoding RidA family protein, encoding MTITRLHSGPRMSQAVIHGDTIYLAGQVGAPGKSVTEQTETILGQIDALLAETGSVKSKVLSATIWLADMADFAEMNAVWDVWVGGQDAPARATGEAKLATPDYKVEIIIVAARD
- the alr gene encoding alanine racemase, coding for MGEPSRDMAGGLLRIDLTALAANYLDLARRVWPSRTAAVVKADAYGLGARQVAPVFERAGCEDFFVAHLEEALALKSALSPGAKLYVLNGLQPGAETTCLTAGVIPVLNGLEQAWRWRDLAASRGAALPAVIQIDSGMARLGLSEADLDELLADATFFDEVSLALVMSHLACSDEPAAASNAEQRARFAALADRLPAARWSLANSGGIFLDASHHGNLVRPGVGLYGASPNAGPNPMRPVVRLDARVIQVRDVAAGDRVGYGLTYARETAGRIATIAVGYADGWPRHLSNTGAAYYQGVRLPIAGRVSMDSITLDVSALGERGLALKLGDLVELLGPHQTLEDVARDAATIPYEILTNLGRRYHRTYVEDPVMQQLPISLRQAGARS
- a CDS encoding TonB-dependent receptor; this translates as MKFSHLLLATTALLGAAAAQAQAQAQAQAQAATTDDGTTLEAVVVTGSRFSGTLTTFPGSSTVLNEVQLEKQLATTNDIGSVLASTIPGMAAANGTAANVEQSLRGRPLRVFIDGVPVSNPLRDGGRDLRLISPNAISGIEVIRGASAIYGQGGAGGVINYVTRKGKADDGWKFHTELGTGFSTEHFTGSSSPSVSQSVTGAVKGFDVTLNGSYEHVGGQFDADGDRLAPDPHNFGGISDSDIWNMFGKVGYNFGGQRLEVMGNFYRQHQDTDYISRAGNIAQGLKETAVKGSYDPRALDPVNRNVMGYLGYYNDDLLSSAFHAQAYYLKNYSVFSFDPARLGGTQTTISSEKIGLQSDFRTPLEKLGWSSGGELLWGADISRDTTQQPLIPLTNNPGDGRTFTPPLEQMNYAAFAQLEMPLTERLTLRAGVRHDQFVLKIDDFVAGLTGVHVEGGELKYHATPVNIGGTFQIAPQAQLFGGFSQGFSIPDIGSPLRRVAVTNLDNFDPKPQLVNNYELGLRGKVLGVRYTGAYFINTAKFGTDFIIDTVNPSEAQTLREKEKVHGWEVVLDGRLTLKTRWSANYSHTEGKRDATHDGTLDTPLTGRRIGPDQFNLMLEHDITDDWLVRLQYNHSGTRNAFPNSTVGSFYTGRVRSTDRLDALTQFKVNKIDMSVGVNNLLNENYYSITSQMINRNELYSKAEGRTVYLKLGINY
- a CDS encoding Lrp/AsnC family transcriptional regulator, whose amino-acid sequence is MLKLDILDRKIIGLLRVNGRMPNNELAAQVGLSASACLRRVKALEESGAIRGYAAIISEAVADDGVVAIVRITLDKQTEDYLSRFEQAVRMHPEIAECFLMTGDADYILRATASSTAAYERIHTEILSRLPGVARINSSFAIRSVMVAKSG
- a CDS encoding GntR family transcriptional regulator; amino-acid sequence: MSALEADLLSGAFRPGEWLKQTDIETNYSAHRFDVRMALLDLKTRHLIEHVKNRGYRVINLTDREREDLIETRTVLEKAAVQLAAKRRTSQDIIELKAMVAQFDAAIETGDLDVLRGLNSDFHDRFYEACNNLTLAQEIKALRQRGLPGARGWRSLGAIRRSNDDHAQMIGLLEAGDGEALSALIDRHLNRWREGPEG
- a CDS encoding D-amino acid dehydrogenase, which gives rise to MKVAVLGGGVVGVTTAYYLAQAGHEVTVVDRQAGPALETSFGNAGEISPGYASPWAAPGIPQKAIKWLLMKHAPLILRPQLDGEMLAWLLSMLGNCTARRYALNKGRMVRLAEYSRDRLIDLRAATGIAYDERQQGTLQLFRTQYQLDGIDKDIEVLRAGGVPFEVLDRAGCIAAEPGLAHADDDFVGGLRLPNDETGDCFKFTNALAKLAEGQGVRFQFDTAIEAIEVDGRDITAVRTSRGPIKADAYVVALGSFSARLVRPLGLKLPVYPVKGYSITAPIIDAERAPVSTLLDETYKVAITRLGDRIRVGGMAEISGYNNDLPERRRATLQRSVGSLFPGAGDLEAATFWSGLRPMTPDSTPVIGPTKIGNLYLNTGHGTLGWTMACGSAQVLSDIISRRTPDIETADLSIARYGR
- a CDS encoding proline iminopeptidase-family hydrolase, with the protein product MTLEPTTVRVRLKEGHEVVAYVYGEGTETVLMANGGPGLPSLYLRAPHARLVERGYRVVAWDQLGCGASDRPTDPALWTLGRYVEEAEQVRAALDLGQVHVLGHSWGTWLFTEYCLTYPQSVKSCVLADGACDIPHLVGELGRLRGALGAETVSMMVFHEAQGTLDHPEYQAAVTLLNHRHVCRLPVWPEPLTQALADWNMGPYETMQGPNEFTYTGNMKAWNRVPAMGAITTPCLVVAGRYDELTPACAFLMHDALPDSRIHIFPHSSHMPFYEEPDAYFAVLEAFLDEVRAAKAP
- a CDS encoding ABC transporter substrate-binding protein → MTDGKMTPARRGVLAGLAAMAGLTGGRGLAQGQDLIAASRRETGLRVYSNMAEYNWREILEGFKRRYPWIRVETLDMGPTEAFERYYAETSARRASADIIVSSAPDAWLRFAQRRAAASYRSPEQSRLPAWSLPLPGVYTLSADPMLMVYNKALLDPHQVPTGLNQLTTLAAANPRKFAHRITTYDASAHALAYAVHWSAIDQKKPGGWDLMQRLAPYVRVETGGAAMLDKVTAGEYLVGYHVSAVTVLPQMLTKGRAKIVAWTLCADGTPVVPRGMAVTAAARNPASARLMLDYLLSRDGQIAAAKGGLTPYRSDVSERDVPFLTHDGVIRRLGGESKVVMVGYDHRMVSQYDAFVARWNGLFHRRRR